In Raphanus sativus cultivar WK10039 unplaced genomic scaffold, ASM80110v3 Scaffold0230, whole genome shotgun sequence, the following proteins share a genomic window:
- the LOC108819759 gene encoding uncharacterized protein LOC108819759 has protein sequence MNLSDHHTSSSENPAERLLPRFLLPNSAYGQGNGFTSRDRNVFETSLVKARRKMIIDLQLPADQYLDDTNEITICPPIFKRSKSGRGDDASHRSNSSGSCLDVRNSNGLLADLNEPLICQDSEPLSLSRDTYSHYRRHSADVATSENGWMVLDAAGHDRNTQRDLRMPSHSLQLRSNNAVQPQSYPTPDYSNVIAYREMEARSVNPQASYDSYVESSMSSSNAPRLHNDYRTDDFVTPWSHRSSSSCGNPRSSSQQKPYLVQTNPYMNFVTHARADSSSEMRIHAISNWIHHGFSSGQSFENLQGPKKQECSAAVLPWLKPNPTYKSEVHNGLLDLNASTNQFMVGTDAGEGLESVSPPHKCFRPSASWSNNANTVRVEKHTSLISHSSLSVSDQHKEVNHLVNKRDIDINLPCDDDSSVVSVDQHGSKAFCVKNKEEGNKAANIRHYFDLNSCASEEDDKDSGLHSSLRVKTKGTFWIDLEAPPTLESEEDIGESLQEQSDESEDGNSLDELIKVAAQAIVSMSLSDHLDDAASSSTDAASKSLLSWFADIIISCGDGSPEEYSSGEIDYFEAMTLSLKPTKEEDYMPEPLVPENLILEGTGLNRPRRGQARRGRPKRDFQRDTLPGLPSLSRQQVAEDIQLFSALMKTKEYTSGVAARQNSKRRKRTITNTSQALVCQSIAEQMNESVSVVGREDSKLTGWGQATRRPRRQRCPPPGNLNMIASEHNGNFPSLVKRYREYN, from the exons ATGAATTTGAGTGATCATCATACATCATCATCAGAGAATCCAGCTGAAAGACTGCTTCCTAGGTTTCTCTTACCAAACTCAGCTTATGGACAAGGAAATGGCTTTACTTCAAGAGACCGGAACGTGTTTGAGACTAGTCTTGTGAAGGCCAGGAGAAAAATGATTATTGACCTTCAACTCCCTGCCGATCAGTATCTTGATGATACCAATGAGATCACAATCTGCCCTCCAATATTCAAACGATCTAAATCTGGAAGAGGGGATGATGCTTCTCATCGGAGCAACTCTTCAGGATCTTGCTTGGATGTGAGGAACTCAAATGGCTTATTAGCTGACTTGAATGAGCCACTCATATGTCAAGATTCAGAACCTCTTTCGCTCTCCAGGGATACCTATTCTCATTATAGGAGACACAGTGCAGATGTTGCCACAAGTGAAAATGGATGGATGGTCCTTGACGCAGCAG GGCACGACAGAAACACACAGAGAGACCTGCGTATGCCTTCCCACTCTCTACAATTACGTTCTAACAATGCAGTTCAACCTCAGAGCTATCCTACACCCGATTACAGCAATGTAATAGCATATCGTGAGATGGAAGCTCGTTCAGTGAATCCTCAGGCTTCTTATGATAGCTACGTGGAATCAAGTATGTCATCATCTAACGCTCCAAGATTACACAATGACTACCGCACTGATGACTTTGTCACACCATGGAGCCATcggtcatcatcatcatgtgGGAATCCTAGGAGCAGCTCACAACAGAAACCTTACTTAGTTCAGACGAATCCATACATGAACTTTGTCACACATGCAAGAGCGGATTCGAGTAGTGAGATGAGAATCCATGCCATATCTAATTGGATTCATCATGGATTCTCTTCAGGACAGAGTTTTGAAAACCTCCAGGGACCAAAAAAGCAGGAATGCTCGGCTGCTGTGTTGCCTTGGCTAAAACCTAATCCCACTTACAAAAGTGAAGTACACAATGGCTTATTGGATTTGAATGCTTCAACAAATCAATTCATGGTTGGAACTGACGCAGGAGAGGGCCTGGAAAGTGTTTCTCCTCCTCACAAGTGTTTCAGACCATCTGCTTCATGGTCTAATAATGCCAACACGGTAAGAGTTGAGAAGCATACTTCCCTTATCTCTCACTCCTCCTTGAGTGTATCTGATCAACATAAGGAAGTGAATCACTTGGTAAATAAGAGAGACATCGATATCAACTTGCCATGTGATGATGATTCCTCAGTCGTTTCTGTTGACCAGCATGGTTCTAAAGCCTTTTGTGTTAAGAATAAGGAAGAAGGAAACAAAGCTGCCAACATCAGACACTACTTTGATCTGAATTCATGTGCTAGCGAGGAAGATGATAAGGATTCAGGCTTACATTCTAGTCTAAGAGTGAAAACAAAAGGAACGTTTTGGATAGATTTGGAAGCTCCCCCAACTCTCGAGAGTGAAGAAGATATTGGAGAGAGCTTGCAGGAGCAGTCAGATGAAAGCGAAGACGGAAACTCTTTGGATGAACTCATTAAGGTAGCTGCACAAGCAATAGTCTCCATGTCATTGTCTGATCATCTTGATGACGCAGCTTCCTCTTCAACAGATGCGGCTTCGAAAAGTCTGCTCTCTTGGTTCGCAGACATTATAATTTCTTGTGGTGATGGTTCTCCAGAAGAGTATTCTTCTGGAGAGATTGACTACTTTGAAGCCATGACCTTGAGTTTAAAACCAACTAAGGAAGAAGACTACATGCCAGAGCCCTTAGTCCCTGAGAATCTAATACTCGAAGGGACAGGTTTGAACAGGCCAAGAAGAGGACAAGCAAGAAGAGGAAGACCGAAGCGGGATTTCCAGAGAGATACTCTACCTGGACTCCCTTCTCTATCAAGGCAACAAGTCGCTGAAGATATCCAACTGTTTAGTGCGCTTATGAAAACCAAAGAGTACACCTCCGGAGTAGCTGCTCGACAAAACtctaaaagaagaaaaagaacgaTCACTAACACAAGCCAAGCTCTAGTTTGCCAGTCAATAGCAGAGCAAATGAATGAGAGCGTATCAGTGGTTGGACGTGAAGACAGTAAGCTTACAGGATGGGGACAAGCAACAAGAAGACCGAGGAGACAAAGGTGCCCTCCTCCAGGTAATCTTAACATGATAGCTTCAGAACATAATGGGAACTTCCCAAGCCTTGTGAAACGTTACAGAGAGTACAATTAG
- the LOC108821548 gene encoding uncharacterized protein LOC108821548, with translation MEQFQERKFVCRFCSKRFPCGKSLGGHIRTHMNQENSADSDEDELNKLRVDESGGQSSYGLRENPKKNKRFVVQRGLMALKHQQQQLLCCRECGKGFPSSKALCGHMACHTEREKIVMDSQSETEASSSPMRRRSKRAVKHQHHYKSDAFVVGGSITNQYGSASSDDTGIEPEQEEMALSLMMLSRDSSFKKGHNMVVNHSLAESSDNYSVILETKSSSGEQLKRVEEFCKKDKLGGADNSNQLKSGADNGDVLYDSDNSDSGYFRNGPKKLDSDVSVDGFLRNTGAVMGFNSSTTKEDKNMNRFKKEWSGTGSGRSSTKYDLRKTKRGFPCYGRKKLKYELTESVYDSGDQLSLETESCADTIKIHSKATMVKKASGSKKKSKGHECPICFRVFKSGQALGGHKRSHFLGNHEHRTLVIQQQHQVAHEMHTLIDLNLPAPID, from the coding sequence ATGGAGCAGTTCCAAGAGAGGAAGTTTGTGTGTAGGTTCTGCAGCAAGAGGTTCCCTTGTGGGAAATCACTTGGAGGCCACATCAGAACTCACATGAACCAAGAGAACTCAGCTGATTCTGATGAAGATGAACTCAATAAGCTCAGAGTAGACGAAAGTGGAGGTCAATCTAGCTACGGTCTGAGAGAGAATCCTAAGAAAAACAAGAGGTTTGTGGTCCAGAGAGGCTTGATGGCTCTGAAACATCAACAACAGCAACTTCTTTGTTGCAGAGAATGTGGTAAAGGTTTCCCTTCTTCTAAAGCTCTCTGTGGTCACATGGCTTGTCACACTGAGAGAGAGAAGATTGTTATGGATAGTCAATCTGAAACTGAAGCTTCTTCATCACCTATGAGGAGAAGATCCAAGAGAGCTGTCAAACATCAGCATCACTACAAGTCTGATGCTTTTGTAGTTGGTGGAAGCATCACAAATCAATACGGTTCAGCATCTTCTGATGACACTGGGATTGAGCCGGAACAAGAGGAAATGGCATTGTCTCTGATGATGCTGTCTAGAGACTCAAGTTTCAAGAAAGGACATAACATGGTTGTGAACCACTCTCTGGCTGAGTCTTCAGACAACTACTCTGTGATTCTTGAGACCAAGTCATCTTCAGGAGAACAGCTGAAGAGAGTGGAGGAGTTCTGTAAGAAAGACAAACTTGGAGGAGCGGATAATAGTAACCAGTTGAAATCTGGTGCGGATAATGGTGATGTTCTGTATGATTCAGATAACTCTGATTCTGGCTACTTCAGGAATGGGCCCAAGAAGTTGGACTCAGATGTTTCTGTTGATGGGTTCCTCAGGAACACTGGGGCTGTAATGGGATTCAACAGCTCTACAACAAAAGAAGACAAGAACATGAACAGGTTCAAGAAAGAATGGTCAGGAACCGGGTCAGGTCGTTCTTCTACAAAGTATGATCTGAGGAAAACCAAAAGAGGGTTTCCTTGTTACGGTAGAAAGAAACTCAAGTATGAGTTAACTGAATCTGTGTATGACAGTGGTGATCAGCTAAGCTTGGAGACTGAATCTTGTGCAGACACAATCAAGATTCATAGTAAAGCCACAATGGTTAAGAAAGCAAGCGGTTCAAAGAAGAAAAGCAAAGGTCATGAGTGTCCTATTTGCTTCAGGGTGTTTAAATCAGGACAAGCTTTGGGTGGACACAAGAGATCACATTTCCTTGGGAATCATGAACACAGGACTTTGGTGATCCAACAACAACACCAAGTGGCCCATGAGATGCATACACTCATCGATCTCAATCTTCCTGCTCCTATTGATTAA
- the LOC108821570 gene encoding zinc finger protein ZAT4-like, producing METIVEKEYVCKFCNKKFPSGKSLGGHIRIHTSLHSNSNSGKKPKKKNKKRLVDQREITALKHQQLCCRECGKGFDSLKDLWNHMDCWYCEVEKSDTETSSSSPTRKRSKKQSSSESFSFSYSACEIEEEHKNTALSLMMMSMDPRGLTLVVKSLVAQLPHNSEILETKLSSGEQQLKMIFNVAVDDQLRSSADGAILTDSYSSDSDYFMNGPKRSDSDISVDGCLRNNGDDDFEAKEGRSQYELRNSKNVTLPCNETDSCADTNMKEAISAKKNSKGHECPICFRVFKSGPALGGHKRSHFIGNHDHRIKHKVATDMGIELNLPAHEI from the coding sequence ATGGAGACGATCGTTGAGAAGGAGTATGTGTGCAAGTTCTGTAACAAGAAGTTCCCTTCCGGTAAATCACTCGGAGGTCACATCAGGATCCATACCTCACTTCATTCGAATAGTAACAGTGGAAAGAAAcctaagaagaagaacaagaagaggttGGTGGATCAGAGAGAGATCACGGCTCTAAAACATCAACAGCTCTGTTGCAGGGAATGTGGTAAAGGTTTTGATTCTTTGAAAGATCTTTGGAATCACATGGACTGTTGGTACTGCGAGGTAGAGAAGTCTGATACTGAGACTAGTTCCTCGAGTCCTACAAGGAAAAGATCCAAGAAGCAGTCAAGTTCAGAGTCTTTTAGCTTTTCTTATTCTGCTTGTGAGATTGAGGAAGAACATAAGAACACTGCTTTGTCTCTGATGATGATGTCTATGGATCCTAGAGGACTTACCTTGGTGGTGAAATCTCTGGTAGCTCAGTTGCCACACAACTCTGAGATTCTCGAGACCAAGTTATCTTCAGGGGAGCAGCAGCTAAAGATGATCTTCAATGTTGCCGTCGACGACCAACTAAGGTCTTCTGCTGATGGTGCAATCCTCactgactcgtatagctctgaCTCTGATTACTTCATGAATGGTCCAAAGAGGTCAGACTCGGATATCTCGGTTGATGGGTGTCTTAGGAACAATGGTGATGATGATTTTGAGGCCAAGGAGGGAAGGTCACAGTACGAGCTACGCAATAGCAAAAATGTGACCTTGCCTTGTAATGAAACTGACTCTTGTGCAGACACAAACATGAAGGAAGCTATCAGTGCAAAGAAGAATAGCAAAGGTCACGAGTGCCCAATCTGCTTCAGGGTGTTTAAATCAGGACCAGCTTTAGGAGGTCACAAGAGATCACATTTCATTGGGAATCATGACCACAGGATCAAACACAAAGTGGCAACTGATATGGGAATCGAGCTCAATCTTCCTGCTCATGAAATTTGA
- the LOC108818986 gene encoding uncharacterized protein LOC108818986: MGFKRPLDDTKFLELPFKHSRQLGFSDKSTQFEESIPRHAAVLQKPLATVDEGDLLKPEGGEKTFDEESSFVYPGLDMEGCFDRVIEDYHGEDASQSPHSSEYFELGLVPPRMFAPVESLYSFLLDQPARKQVPIGQDHQAMIPEWEGGLYGNLEPLGTGTCVIPMPAQNMDDIAGKGRELCVCQDRGSIRCVRQHVKEAREEVVKVLGSEKFRDLGLCDMGEEVAQSWSDEDALLFHEVVYSNPVTLGRNFWKHLEAAFLSRTKQEIVSYYFNVFVLRRRATQNRSMILDIDSDDDEWHGGYGGRPLGTQYVEEDDSAVESPLHEGTEKFNEGVHPLHQEEAEEDASISDNDEDDTRLCDDHKMGATNEHMSMFSGCNEERFNVEDESCTTFELAHDAVNSGWKNCANKDETGLGDEQKKVGGV, from the exons ATGGGATTCAAACGCCCTTTAGATGACACCAAGTTTCTTGAGCTCCCGTTTAAACATTCTAGACAGCTTGGCTTTAGTGACAAGTCAACGCAGTTTGAAGAATCTATTCCACGCCATGCTGCTGTTTTGCAGAAACCTCTTGCCACGG TGGACGAAGGAGATCTTTTGAAACCCGAAGGAGGTGAAAAGACCTTTGATGAAGAGTCCAGTTTTGTTTACCCGGGTCTTGACATGGAAGGTTGTTTTGATCGGGTCATAGAAGATTACCACGGCGAAGATGCAAGTCAGTCTCCTCATTCTTCAGAGTATTTTGAGCTCGGTCTTGTACCTCCAAGAATGTTTGCTCCTGTTGAATCATTATATTCTTTCCTCTTGGATCAACCTGCTAGAAAGCAAGTGCCCATTGGACAAGATCATCAAGCCATGATTCCTGAATGGGAAGGTGGTCTGTATGGGAACCTAGAACCGTTAGGCACTGGTACTTGTGTTATTCCCATGCCGGCGCAGAATATGGATGACATAGCAGGGAAAGGTAGAGAGTTGTGTGTCTGCCAGGACAGGGGTTCTATAAGGTGTGTGCGCCAGCACGTCAAAGAAGCTAGAGAAGAAGTGGTTAAGGTGCTTGGATCTGAGAAATTCAGAGACTTAGGCTTGTGTGATATGGGAGAAGAGGTTGCGCAGAGCTGGAGCGATGAAGATGCGTTACTTTTTCATGAGGTTGTTTATTCCAATCCTGTGACGTTAGGTCGGAACTTTTGGAAGCACTTGGAAGCTGCGTTTTTGTCCCGAACCAAGCAAGAGATTGTTAGCTACTACTTTAACGTTTTTGTTCTTAGAAGAAGGGCCACCCAGAATAGGTCCATGATATTGGACATTGATAGTGACGATGATGAATGGCATGGAGGATATGGAGGACGACCTTTGGGTACTCAATATGTCGAAGAAGATGACTCTGCTGTCGAATCTCCTCTTCATGAAGGGACTGAAAAATTCAATGAGGGAGTGCATCCACTCCatcaagaagaagctgaagaagatgcCAGTATTAGTGACAATGATGAAGATGATACCAGACTGTGTGACGACCACAAGATGGGTGCAACAAATGAACATATGAGTATGTTTTCCGGGTGCAATGAGGAGAGATTCAACGTGGAAGATGAATCATGCACGACCTTTGAGCTTGCACATGATGCTGTGAACTCCGGCTGGAAGAACTGTGCAAATAAAGATGAGACTGGTCTTGGAGATGAACAGAAGAAAGTTGGAGGAGTGTAG
- the LOC108819075 gene encoding beta-glucosidase 40, which yields MNKEMAPRRLTMMTMTIIMMMVTIDKTCICAEEISRGSFPKGFVFGTASSAFQHEGAVKEDGRGPTIWDTFSHTFGKIADFSNADVAVDQYHRYEEDVQLMKNMGMDAYRFSISWARIFPNGVGQINEAGIDHYNKLINALLAKGIEPYVTLYHWDLPQALHDQYLGWLNPQIINDFAAYAEVCFQRFGDRVKHWITFNEPHTFSIQGYDVGLQAPGRCSILFHLTCRSGNSSTEPYIVGHNVILTHATVSDIYRKKYKAKQGGSLGIAFDVMWYEPESNKREDIEAAQRAQDFQLGWFLDPLMFGDYPSSMRSRVGSRLPVFTGSQSALIKGSLDFVGINHYTTYYARNNATNLIGTLLHDAISDSGTVTLPFKGLSAIGDRASSIWLYIVPRGMRSLMNYVKDKYGNPPVFITENGMDDSNSILIPRKETLKDAKRIRYHHDYLSSLQAAIKEDGCNVKGYFVWSLLDNWEWAAGYSSRFGLYFVDYRDKLKRYPKDSVNWFTSFLNSTS from the exons ATGAACAAAGAGATGGCTCCAAGAAGATTAACCATGATGACGATGACCATAATTATGATGATGGTGACGATAGATAAGACATGCATATGTGCTGAGGAAATTTCCAGAGGCAGTTTCCCAAAAGGATTTGTCTTCGGAACTGCTTCGTCTGCTTTTCAG CACGAGGGAGCAGTAAAGGAAGATGGAAGAGGTCCTACTATATGGGACACCTTCTCCCACACTTttggtaaaatcgcagattttAGCAACGCCGATGTTGCTGTTGATCAGTACCACCGGTACGAG GAAGATGTACAACTCATGAAGAATATGGGAATGGACGCTTACAGGTTTTCCATTTCGTGGGCTCGCATTTTTCCAA ATGGTGTGGGACAAATAAACGAGGCCGGAATCGATCACTACAACAAACTCATAAATGCTTTACTTGCTAAAG GGATCGAGCCGTATGTGACGTTGTACCATTGGGACCTTCCTCAGGCACTCCATGATCAATACCTCGGTTGGCTAAACCCACAAATCAT AAATGATTTTGCAGCTTATGCAGAGGTTTGTTTCCAGAGATTTGGAGATAGAGTGAAGCATTGGATCACGTTCAACGAGCCACACACATTCTCTATACAAGGTTATGACGTTGGTCTACAAGCTCCCGGCCGTTGCTCTATTCTTTTTCACCTCACTTGTCGCTCCGGAAACTCATCTACCGAGCCTTACATCGTTGGTCACAATGTTATTCTAACTCACGCCACAGTATCAGATATCTACAGGAAAAAGTACAAG GCAAAGCAAGGAGGTTCATTAGGGATAGCGTTTGATGTAATGTGGTATGAACCGGAGTCAAACAAGAGAGAGGACATTGAAGCTGCACAAAGAGCTCAAGACTTTCAACTTGGCTG GTTTTTGGATCCGTTGATGTTTGGGGATTACCCGAGTTCGATGAGAAGCAGAGTCGGAAGCAGATTGCCAGTGTTCACGGGATCTCAATCTGCTCTAATAAAGGGTTCCCTAGATTTTGTAGGGATTAATCATTACACAACGTACTACGCAAGAAACAATGCCACTAATCTCATTGGCACTCTCCTACATGATGCTATTTCTGATTCTGGAACCGTCACTCTAC CTTTTAAGGGTTTAAGCGCAATTGGAGATagg GCCAGTTCGATATGGTTGTACATAGTGCCTAGAGGCATGAGAAGCTTGATGAATTACGTCAAGGATAAATATGGAAACCCTCCAGTCTTTATCACTGAAAATG GAATGGACGATTCAAACAGCATTCTGATCCCAAGGAAAGAAACTCTTAAAGATGCAAAGAGAATCAGATACCATCACGATTATCTTTCAAGCTTACAAGCTGCTATTAAAGAGGATGGTTGCAATGTGAAAGGGTACTTCGTGTGGTCGCTATTGGATAATTGGGAATGGGCTGCAGGTTATAGTTCAAGATTTGGTCTCTACTTCGTTGATTACAGAGACAAGCTTAAGAGATACCCTAAGGACTCTGTTAATTGGTTCACTTCTTTCTTGAACTCCACTTCTTGA
- the LOC108819074 gene encoding uncharacterized protein LOC108819074, whose amino-acid sequence MGKDGKAGGKGKGKQAGGGSDEASSKGKGKAGKAADGLGTCTYVKARHVLCEKQGKINEAYKKLQDGWLSNGDKVPPAEFAKIAAEYSECPSGKKGGDLGWFPRGKMAGPFQDVAFNTPVGVTSAPFKSTHGYHIILSEGRKN is encoded by the exons ATGGGGAAAGACGGTAAAGCTGGTGGGAAGGGTAAGGGAAAGCAAGCTGGTGGTGGCAGTGATGAAGCGTCCTCCAAGGGTAAAGGCAAAGCTGGGAAAGCTGCTGATGGTCTAGGAACATGCACTTATGTTAAAG CGAGACATGTTTTGTGCGAAAAGCAAGGGAAGATCAACGAGGCATACAAGAAGTTGCAGGATGGCTGGTTGAGCAACGGAGACAAGGTTCCTCCTGCTGAGTTTGCAAAG ATTGCAGCAGAGTACTCGGAGTGCCCATCAGGGAAAAAAGGAGGAGATCTTGGATGGTTCCCTAGAGGAAAGATGGCTGGTCCATTCCAAGATGTCGCCTTCAACACACCTGTTGGTGTCACTAGTGCACCTTTCAAATCTAC GCACGGATACCACATCATCTTGTCGGAAGGAAGGAAAAACTGA
- the LOC108821573 gene encoding CLAVATA3/ESR (CLE)-related protein 9-like, translating into MSTTHLNRSILISLLLLLIASSRTAGANRTMTTSRTNFRYRTHRLVPRVVHIPYYVTPCDSFSRPYARSMCLELQRIHRSTVKQPFVSPPPPPPPEIDPRYGVDKRLVPSGPNPLHN; encoded by the coding sequence ATGTCGACGACACACCTGAACCGTTCGATCTTgatctctctcctcctccttctcatCGCTTCTTCTCGAACCGCTGGAGCAAACCGGACGATGACGACATCAAGAACAAACTTCCGTTACCGAACTCACCGACTCGTCCCGAGGGTTGTTCACATCCCGTACTACGTGACTCCTTGTGACTCCTTCTCTCGTCCTTACGCGCGTTCTATGTGCCTTGAGCTTCAAAGGATCCACCGTAGTACCGTGAAGCAGCCATTTGtttcccctcctcctcctcctccgccggaGATTGATCCAAGGTACGGCGTCGATAAAAGACTCGTCCCCTCCGGTCCTAATCCTCTTCACAACTAA